In a single window of the Candidatus Krumholzibacteriia bacterium genome:
- the mrdA gene encoding penicillin-binding protein 2, producing MRIRSPRASSPAHRLLLLVILMMGLLILRLAWLQLFQGSAFLGQSRDNQFLEKRIPSARGLVLDRQGQALALNVTACELSLSRRALESDSTLAPIICRILDWPEKRLEALYQEALEEKLSRIVLERDLDQERILRVEERLPDLPSLRLRDWARRTYPRGELAAHILGYVGEVSREELETWRGSSRAYFPADLMGRSGVERRYQDRLRGQDGKELFLVNARGSLLQTVERLEPVEGETLRLSLDIGLCAVLDSALAEWGLGAGVVMDIESGDLLAAASRPAFDPNFLSGGMTATEWNKLREDPSRPMFNRVLQAGYAPGSTFKPLVALAALEEKLLHRSSFEPCGGGLDLGTRYFRCWLSSGHGKVSMESSLERSCDVYYYQIGDAIGVDPIADMARRFGMGSRTGLDLGSEQAGLVPDSDYYNRRFGKGRWTRGYAWNLSIGQGEYLCTPLQMAIVYAGLARGDILPSPKLLLGESLPSSRRAKKLGIEEPHLRRIRKGLFRVMEGPLGTARESAVPGIPSAGKTGTVQNPHGLEHAWFCGYAPAKNPRIAIALIVEHGEHGTDIAPIFSRLVEYWLRERGEF from the coding sequence ATGAGGATTAGAAGTCCCCGGGCTTCCAGCCCGGCTCACCGTCTCCTTCTCCTGGTGATCCTCATGATGGGCCTTCTGATTCTGCGTCTTGCCTGGCTGCAGCTTTTTCAGGGCTCGGCCTTTCTAGGGCAGTCGCGGGACAATCAGTTTCTCGAGAAAAGGATTCCTTCCGCCCGCGGGCTGGTGCTGGATCGACAGGGTCAGGCTCTTGCCCTGAATGTGACGGCCTGCGAGTTGAGCCTCTCCCGAAGAGCGCTGGAATCCGACTCCACCCTGGCCCCGATAATCTGCCGGATTCTGGATTGGCCTGAAAAGCGTCTGGAAGCGCTCTATCAGGAAGCCCTTGAGGAGAAACTTTCCCGAATCGTTCTCGAAAGGGATCTGGATCAGGAGAGGATCCTCCGGGTGGAAGAAAGGCTCCCGGATCTTCCCAGCCTAAGACTGCGGGATTGGGCTAGAAGAACCTATCCCCGGGGGGAACTTGCTGCGCATATTCTCGGCTATGTCGGCGAAGTAAGCCGGGAGGAACTGGAAACCTGGAGAGGCAGCAGCCGGGCCTATTTCCCCGCGGATTTGATGGGTCGCTCAGGAGTCGAGCGCCGTTATCAGGACCGATTGCGAGGCCAGGATGGCAAGGAACTCTTTCTGGTCAATGCCAGAGGGTCGCTTCTTCAGACCGTGGAGAGGCTGGAGCCGGTGGAAGGGGAAACCCTTCGTCTGAGTCTGGATATCGGTCTCTGTGCAGTTCTCGACAGTGCCCTTGCCGAATGGGGTCTGGGTGCCGGCGTGGTGATGGATATTGAAAGCGGAGATCTGCTTGCGGCAGCCAGTCGCCCGGCTTTCGACCCCAATTTTCTTTCCGGAGGGATGACGGCCACGGAATGGAATAAACTCCGGGAAGATCCGTCTCGCCCGATGTTCAATCGGGTTCTTCAGGCTGGCTATGCACCGGGAAGTACTTTCAAGCCGCTGGTTGCCCTGGCCGCTCTGGAGGAGAAGCTCCTGCACCGCAGTTCCTTTGAACCCTGCGGGGGTGGGCTGGATCTGGGAACCCGCTACTTTCGCTGCTGGCTATCTTCGGGCCACGGCAAGGTGAGCATGGAGAGTTCTCTGGAGAGAAGCTGCGATGTTTACTACTACCAGATCGGGGATGCGATCGGAGTGGATCCCATTGCGGACATGGCCCGGAGATTTGGAATGGGAAGCAGAACGGGCCTGGATCTCGGTTCCGAACAGGCCGGCCTTGTTCCTGATTCGGACTACTACAACCGGAGATTCGGCAAGGGGCGATGGACCCGCGGCTATGCCTGGAATCTCTCAATCGGGCAGGGTGAATACCTCTGCACACCCTTGCAGATGGCCATCGTCTATGCGGGCCTGGCACGGGGGGACATTCTGCCGAGCCCGAAACTTCTTCTCGGGGAGTCTCTTCCTTCAAGTCGCAGGGCGAAAAAGCTGGGCATTGAAGAACCGCATCTTCGCCGGATTCGAAAAGGTCTTTTCCGGGTGATGGAAGGTCCGCTGGGAACGGCGCGGGAGTCTGCGGTTCCCGGAATCCCGAGTGCTGGAAAAACAGGAACTGTGCAGAATCCCCACGGGCTCGAACACGCCTGGTTCTGCGGTTATGCCCCTGCAAAGAATCCCAGGATCGCAATCGCCCTGATTGTCGAACACGGAGAGCACGGGACGGACATCGCGCCGATCTTTTCGAGACTCGTGGAGTACTGGCTTCGTGAGAGAGGAGAGTTCTGA
- the lgt gene encoding prolipoprotein diacylglyceryl transferase, whose product MHPDLITLGPLKIHSFGFLLALSFLLGLFLVQKRGVKAGYEKEIFLDLFQVILISSVLGARGFFVLSHLDSFADRPLSVFYLWEGGMTLYGGILLAIAASAWFLKKKGQDFLSLADILAPGLALGIFITRVGCFLNGCCYGLPTDCSIGVHFPEHSAASHSAREFLSGPSGSLEGIPLSPAVHPSQLYASFGGLLIFLALLWLPLRVRGLVFASFLLLYGIHRSIVDLFRFYDASGQGALGFTLSQWISLGLVLWSILLFYRILKGRSSGK is encoded by the coding sequence ATGCATCCCGACCTCATCACGCTGGGTCCCCTGAAGATCCACTCTTTCGGTTTTCTTCTGGCCTTGAGCTTCCTTCTGGGCCTCTTTCTGGTTCAAAAGAGAGGGGTGAAGGCTGGCTACGAGAAAGAGATCTTTCTGGATCTATTCCAGGTGATTCTCATTTCTTCCGTTCTCGGTGCGCGGGGTTTCTTTGTGCTCTCGCATCTGGATTCTTTTGCAGACCGGCCCTTGAGTGTCTTCTATCTCTGGGAAGGGGGGATGACGCTCTACGGGGGAATCCTGCTGGCGATTGCCGCCTCTGCCTGGTTCCTGAAAAAGAAGGGTCAGGATTTTCTCTCTCTGGCTGACATTCTGGCCCCGGGTCTCGCCCTGGGGATTTTCATTACCCGGGTGGGCTGTTTCCTGAACGGCTGCTGCTATGGTCTGCCGACCGACTGCTCCATCGGAGTTCACTTTCCGGAACACAGTGCAGCCAGCCACTCGGCTCGTGAGTTTCTGTCAGGCCCAAGTGGGAGCCTGGAGGGGATTCCCCTTTCTCCGGCCGTGCATCCAAGCCAGCTCTATGCCTCCTTCGGCGGCCTTCTCATCTTTCTGGCCCTGCTCTGGCTTCCCCTGCGAGTGAGGGGGCTGGTCTTTGCCAGCTTTCTGCTGCTTTATGGAATCCATCGCAGTATCGTGGATCTCTTTCGCTTCTACGATGCCAGCGGCCAGGGCGCTCTGGGGTTCACTCTCAGCCAGTGGATCAGTCTGGGACTGGTTCTCTGGTCCATCCTTCTCTTTTACCGCATCCTGAAGGGGCGGAGTAGCGGGAAATGA
- the rodA gene encoding rod shape-determining protein RodA has protein sequence MLHSSLRLILPLALILLTGILMLYSVTSPVGSWGFDEDRSEYTIHRGFFHRQILWVGVGLCGLLFTSFLPFWIFKDYLSWILYGLGLLVLILILVFPPARGGTHRWILIGPVGFQPSEFFKIVMIFMLSSYMAAQRISSPSRLVLGSLALVLPPAVLVLQQPDLGTAITFFWLLIPMLIWKGFALRRMLLLLAPLISALLVLYGQILGVEGFGLPHWIWMAFLTILLAQIFLYPEMGIPARVTSFLTSIASGLMVPFLWGLLLPYQQKRIHVFFDPDLDRLGAGYQIFQSKVALGSGGLTGRGFLEGTQKGLAFLPARHTDFIFSVLGEEFGFLGAMVLLAAYTLLIVEGIRIAARVRHPFGQLLSVGVSAYLLFHVFVNVAMTMGLAPVTGLPLPGVSFGGSVLISTCLLVGVQVNIARNWRRY, from the coding sequence ATGCTCCACTCTTCGCTTCGCCTCATACTGCCCCTTGCCTTGATCCTGCTTACGGGAATCCTCATGCTCTACTCGGTGACCTCTCCTGTTGGCTCCTGGGGCTTCGATGAGGACCGCTCGGAATACACCATCCACCGCGGCTTCTTCCATCGGCAGATTCTCTGGGTGGGGGTCGGCCTTTGCGGACTTCTTTTTACCTCTTTTCTGCCTTTCTGGATTTTCAAGGACTACCTTTCCTGGATTCTCTATGGTCTGGGCCTTCTGGTTCTGATCCTGATTCTCGTTTTTCCTCCTGCGAGGGGAGGAACCCATCGCTGGATCCTGATCGGGCCAGTGGGCTTCCAGCCATCCGAGTTCTTCAAGATTGTGATGATCTTTATGCTGTCGTCCTACATGGCGGCGCAAAGGATCAGCAGCCCCAGTCGTCTGGTCCTCGGCTCACTGGCTCTGGTGCTTCCCCCGGCTGTTCTCGTCCTCCAGCAACCGGATCTGGGCACGGCGATCACCTTCTTCTGGCTTCTGATTCCCATGCTGATCTGGAAAGGCTTTGCCCTTCGAAGAATGCTCCTGCTTCTTGCACCCCTGATTAGCGCACTACTTGTCCTCTATGGTCAAATCCTCGGCGTGGAGGGATTCGGACTTCCCCACTGGATCTGGATGGCCTTCCTGACAATCCTTCTTGCCCAGATCTTCCTCTATCCGGAAATGGGAATCCCGGCGAGAGTGACTTCCTTCCTCACGAGCATTGCCAGCGGCCTGATGGTTCCTTTTCTCTGGGGCCTCTTGCTCCCCTACCAGCAGAAGAGAATCCATGTGTTCTTTGATCCGGATCTGGATCGCCTGGGTGCGGGCTACCAGATCTTTCAGTCCAAGGTTGCTCTGGGTTCGGGAGGATTGACCGGGCGCGGTTTTCTGGAGGGCACGCAAAAGGGTCTGGCCTTCCTACCCGCTCGCCACACGGACTTTATTTTTTCGGTTCTCGGAGAGGAGTTCGGCTTTCTGGGAGCCATGGTGCTGCTTGCCGCCTATACCCTCCTGATTGTCGAGGGAATCCGGATTGCCGCCCGTGTGCGACATCCCTTCGGTCAATTGCTTTCGGTGGGCGTAAGCGCCTATCTTCTCTTCCATGTCTTTGTCAATGTGGCGATGACCATGGGACTGGCTCCCGTGACCGGCCTGCCGCTTCCGGGAGTGAGTTTCGGGGGGAGCGTCCTGATCTCGACCTGCCTTCTTGTTGGTGTGCAGGTGAACATTGCGAGAAACTGGCGGAGATACTGA
- the mreD gene encoding rod shape-determining protein MreD, translated as MTESRPQLGILLLFFLFQPLLESFAPAGYRVDFAFLLLFWIAMRAGRVPTLLWAFALGLIRDVSDFETLGASSAAFVPSAWLLSDLRHRVDRKSVLMRMVLFLLSFLLARLIFYLVYDWPEILHALLLWLREGLLHAFLGLVFYFLLLGLIFLFREGLGVFREANED; from the coding sequence ATGACGGAAAGCCGCCCTCAACTCGGGATCCTGCTTCTCTTTTTCCTCTTTCAGCCGCTTCTGGAGAGCTTTGCGCCGGCCGGCTATCGCGTGGATTTTGCCTTCCTTCTTCTTTTCTGGATTGCGATGCGCGCTGGACGAGTCCCTACCCTGCTCTGGGCTTTTGCCCTCGGGCTGATCCGCGATGTTTCCGACTTCGAAACCCTGGGGGCCAGTTCTGCCGCCTTTGTCCCGAGCGCCTGGCTCTTGTCGGATCTGCGCCATCGTGTGGATCGCAAGAGTGTCCTCATGCGGATGGTTCTCTTTCTTCTCTCCTTTCTTTTGGCAAGGTTGATTTTCTATCTGGTCTATGACTGGCCCGAAATCCTTCACGCCCTTCTCCTCTGGCTTCGGGAGGGCCTGCTTCATGCCTTCCTCGGGCTGGTTTTCTACTTCCTCCTTCTGGGACTGATCTTCCTGTTCAGGGAAGGACTGGGTGTCTTCCGTGAAGCGAATGAGGATTAG
- a CDS encoding phosphoglycerate kinase, which produces MFSKLSIRDLDTAGKTVFMRTDFNVPLNDRQEVTDDTRIRAALPSIQHLIDNGARLILASHLGRPKGKVVFEMSLSPVADRLAKLVDAPVRFARDCLGEEVESMISEMGEGEILLLENLRFHAEETDNEEAFAEQLASLADIYVNDAFGTAHRAHASTEGVARKMETAAAGFLMEKELEYLGGLFDEPLRPCVALLGGAKISGKIPVIKNLLEHVDSILIGGGMAFTFFKAMGLGVGNSIVDEELFDAARSLIEKSREMNKEILLPVDLLIAPNMSADAEIRTVLPTDLPEGWMGLDIGPDTCELYSGRLSQAKTVFWNGPMGVFELKPFAQGTLSMARALAEATGKGARTVVGGGDSVAAVKQLGLGESLSHISTGGGASLELVEGRDLPGVEALTEAKGVTHEP; this is translated from the coding sequence ATGTTTTCCAAGCTCAGCATCCGGGATCTGGATACCGCCGGCAAAACTGTCTTTATGCGAACGGACTTCAATGTGCCGCTCAATGACCGGCAGGAGGTGACGGATGACACCCGCATCCGTGCGGCCCTGCCCTCCATTCAACACCTGATCGACAACGGTGCCCGACTCATCCTTGCCAGCCATCTGGGGCGTCCCAAGGGAAAAGTCGTTTTTGAGATGAGCCTTTCCCCGGTCGCCGACCGCCTGGCAAAACTGGTGGACGCGCCGGTCCGATTTGCGCGGGATTGCCTGGGAGAAGAGGTCGAGTCGATGATTTCGGAAATGGGGGAGGGTGAGATTCTGCTATTGGAGAATCTGCGCTTCCATGCCGAAGAGACCGACAATGAGGAGGCCTTTGCCGAGCAACTGGCCTCGCTGGCTGACATCTATGTAAACGATGCCTTTGGCACGGCCCATCGCGCCCATGCATCGACCGAGGGTGTGGCTCGGAAAATGGAAACTGCGGCCGCCGGTTTTCTCATGGAAAAAGAACTGGAGTATCTGGGCGGGCTATTTGACGAGCCTCTGCGCCCCTGCGTCGCCCTGCTTGGAGGAGCCAAGATTTCGGGCAAGATTCCCGTCATCAAAAACCTCCTCGAGCATGTCGACAGCATCCTGATCGGCGGCGGCATGGCCTTCACCTTTTTCAAGGCCATGGGGCTGGGTGTGGGCAATAGCATCGTGGACGAGGAACTGTTCGATGCAGCACGCTCCCTGATCGAGAAGTCCCGGGAAATGAACAAGGAAATCCTGCTTCCCGTGGATCTCCTGATTGCCCCCAACATGTCGGCGGATGCAGAAATCCGCACCGTTCTTCCCACGGACTTGCCGGAAGGATGGATGGGACTGGATATCGGGCCGGACACCTGCGAGTTGTATTCGGGCCGACTTTCTCAGGCGAAAACCGTTTTCTGGAACGGTCCCATGGGTGTCTTTGAACTGAAACCCTTTGCCCAGGGTACTTTGTCAATGGCGCGAGCACTTGCCGAGGCTACGGGCAAGGGAGCCCGCACGGTGGTCGGCGGAGGGGACTCGGTGGCCGCCGTCAAGCAACTGGGTCTCGGAGAGAGCCTGAGCCACATTTCCACGGGTGGCGGCGCGAGTCTGGAACTGGTAGAGGGAAGAGACCTGCCCGGTGTGGAGGCTCTGACCGAGGCGAAAGGCGTGACCCATGAGCCGTAG
- a CDS encoding shikimate dehydrogenase — MTSFWLLGLLGDPVEHSRSPAMQEAALKSSGLQGEYRKIHCSAASLKETLDRLLGEGYRGLNLTVPLKEEGFRLLDKLSDEAGLLGAVNTLRPSGSSWEGHNGDFHGFRSALAENYGSLRGKQALLIGAGGAARAAFRVLVEEGAESVRILNRTPKRAEALIESLMPADSSCSVGLADNVPGDCDLVIQATSLGLHNDDPLPPLPPRPVFCMDLLSHETPWQLACREMGCKVVDGRSMLLYQGHEAFRFWTGLRAPLSDMAQSLGLLSPGE; from the coding sequence ATGACATCCTTCTGGCTTCTGGGACTGCTGGGAGATCCGGTGGAGCATTCCCGCTCTCCGGCGATGCAGGAAGCGGCCCTGAAGTCGTCGGGCTTGCAGGGCGAGTACCGGAAGATTCACTGTTCCGCCGCTTCCCTGAAAGAAACCCTCGACAGGCTTCTGGGAGAAGGCTATCGGGGCCTGAACCTGACGGTTCCCCTGAAAGAAGAGGGCTTCAGACTTCTCGACAAACTGAGCGATGAGGCAGGGCTGCTGGGAGCCGTAAACACCCTGAGACCTTCGGGCTCGTCCTGGGAAGGGCACAATGGAGATTTTCACGGCTTCCGTTCCGCCCTTGCCGAGAACTATGGCAGTCTCCGGGGAAAGCAGGCTCTGCTGATTGGTGCGGGAGGTGCCGCTCGAGCGGCATTCAGGGTTCTTGTGGAAGAGGGTGCCGAGAGTGTCCGGATTCTGAACCGGACCCCGAAGCGGGCGGAGGCACTGATCGAGTCCCTGATGCCTGCGGACTCCTCCTGTTCCGTCGGCCTTGCCGACAATGTGCCCGGAGATTGTGATCTCGTGATCCAGGCGACTTCCCTGGGTCTACACAATGACGACCCTCTCCCGCCTCTTCCCCCTCGACCGGTCTTCTGTATGGACCTGCTCAGTCATGAAACTCCCTGGCAGCTGGCTTGCAGGGAAATGGGCTGCAAGGTCGTGGATGGACGCTCGATGCTTCTTTATCAGGGTCATGAAGCCTTCCGTTTCTGGACAGGACTCAGGGCGCCTTTATCTGACATGGCCCAATCCCTCGGGCTTCTCTCTCCCGGAGAGTGA